The DNA region gatggatggagggatggagggagggatggatggatggatggatggagggatggatggatggatggatggagggatggagggatggagggatggagggatggatggagccaCTGGTGCCAGGATCCACTCACACCCCACGCCCATcccgggctctgccctgcccggggcgGGTCTGGGGAGGCTCCgtgctctcctcctcccatGGACACACCTCGGAGCTTTTCCTCATGCCCAAACTGGGCttggcaggtgctgctggagcctctcCTGCTTCCCAAGGACAAACCTCAGCCAggtcagtgctggggctggagctgctgccccgcCCCGGGTGCTGGATGCTGGGCAGCAGCCGGCGCAGGGGCTTGTGCTCAGCCTCCCCGTGGGATCTGCCCCTGGATTTTTCCAGAAGTGTTGGAGACACGGTGCTGGCTCCcggctgtcccatccctgcaggggaACCTCTTTGGGCTCCCTGTGGCTGCACACCTGGCTGGGAGatttcctcctccagccccgtgggctctgctgcttcccaggggcAGATTTCAGATTTCCTGCTCTCCGTGCTGTCGGATTTCTTGGATGGCTCCTTCCCCGCTGCAGATTTCAGGGACAGCTGCTCCGTGTCCAGGCTCTCCCATGGACAGATGGACTCCCGGTCTCTGCTCCCCTTCTCCACAGCTTTGGAGGCTTCTCTTGGTGGGagtttctgctttcctggggctgttcccttctccagctgaggctcagccagctcccagggacagatttcagctttgctgctggatTCAATGTCCTGAGACTCCCAGGGACAGATCTCTGCCTTCTCCGAGCTCTGGgatttccctggagctgctttgggCAATGCTGAGCTCCCAGTGTGGGGTTGGGCCGGGGGCTGCTCCGTGTCCAGGCTCTCCCAAGGACAGATGGACTCTCGGtctttgctgctcttctccagaGCCTTGGTCTCTACTTTTCCTGGGAGTCTCTCCTTTCCAGGGCCTgttcctttctgcagctgaggctcagccagctcccagggacagatTTCAGCTTTGTCACTGGATTTAGAGCCCTGACTCTCCCAGGGACAGATCTCTGCCTTCAGGCTCTCCGAGCTCTGGgatttccctggagctgctttgggCACTGTTGGGCTCCCAGTGCGGGGTttggctgggggctgctccgTGTCCAGGCTCTCCCAAGGACAGATGGACTCTCGGTCTTTGCTCTCCTTCTCCACagctttgcttctttcttttactGGGAGTCTCTCCTTTCCTGGGGCtgttcccttctccagctgaggctcagccagctcccagggacagatTTCAGCTTTGTCACTGGATTTAGAGTCCTGAGACTCCCAGGGACAGATCTCGGCTTTGCTGCTGGGTTCAGTCTCCCAGGGACAGATCTCTGCCTTCTCCGAGCTCTGGgatctccctggagctgctttgggcagtgctgagctccCAGTGCGGGGTTTGGCCGGGGGCTGCTCCGTGTCCAGGCTCTCCCAAGGACAGATGGACgctctgtctctgctgtccAGGGATCTGTCCGGGCTGGCCAGCGCTGCCTGGCGTGTGATGCGCTTGTCCCCCTTGGGGCCCCCAGCAGGGACCTGCTTTGCCTttggctgctgggagggaggttcagccagctcccagggacagatCTCGGCTTTGCCACTGGATTCAATGTCCTGAGACTCCCAGGGACAGatctcagctttgctgctgggttCAGTCTCCCAGGGACAGATCTCTGCCTTTTCTGAGCTCTGGggtttccctggagctgctttgggcagtgctgggctcccagTTTGGGATTTGGCCGGGGGCTGCTCCGTGTCCAGGCTCTCCCAAGGACAGATCGATTCCCTCTCtgttcttcccttctccagagccTTGGTCTCCTCTTTTCTTGGAAATCTCTCCTTTCCTGGGGCtgttcccttctccagctgaggctcagccagctcccagggacagatTTCAGCTTTGTCACTGGATTTAGAGCCCTGACTCTCCCAGGGACAGATCTCTGCCTTCAGGCTCTCCGAGCTCTGGgatttccctggagctgctgtgggcagtgctgggctcccagTTTGAGGTTTGACCAGAGGCTGCTCCGTGTCCAGGCTCTCCCAAGGACAGATGGACTCTCGGtctttgctgctcttctccagaGCTTTAGAGGCTCCTCTTGAGGGGAGTCTCTCCTTTCCTGGGGCtgttcccttctccagctgaggctcagccagctcccagggacagatTTCAGCTCTGTCACTGGATTTAGAGCCCTGAGACTCCCAGGGACAGATCTCTGCCTTCTCCGAGCTCTGGGATCTCCCTGAAGGAGATTTGGGCAGGGGTTTGGCTGGGggctgctttcctttttccGGTGCTCTTTCCCCTTTGGAAGTGCCACGCGTGtcctgcctccctctctccttccccgacggagctgcagcctcttccCAGGGGCAGATCTCTGGTTTTGGGCGCGGCTCACCCTCCACCTCCCAGGGGCAGATGTTGGCCTTTTGGCTCTCCGTGGTTCCAGCCCGCTGGGATGAGGGtttgggcagagctgggggtttCCCCGCGagccccatcccaggctgctcctcacctTCTCCAGACTTGGGGGATCCCTGCTCCGGCGGAGCCCCCTCTGCGTCCCAGGGGCAGATTTCTGCTCGGACACTCCTTCCCTGTTCCCGGCTCTCCCACGGGCACAcctcagccctcctgccctccgCTTGCTCCGGGCCCGCTTTTGGCAGCTCTGGTGGTTTTTCCGTGCCCGGAGAGCGCTGAGGATCCCGCTCACCCTgcgcgctcccggccccgctccggctcCTTGCAGGGCCCCGCTCGGGCTCGGGCTGGCTGCTTCGCTCTTCCAGCGCCTTGTCCGGGCTCTCCGGGATGCCTCCGTCCTCCCGGGGAGCGATCGCCTGCTGGCGCAGCAAGGCTCCCCGTCCTGCCGGCGTTCCGAGCCAGCCGGGCGGACGAACGCTGCTCGGGGGGCGCTTTGCAGGCGGCTGCTTCTCCCCCGGCTGCTCCCGGAGCTGGAGggacctgctgctcccctcGAGCTCCTCAAGCGTCCCTTCCTCCGCTGCGACCCCAGGAACGTCCTCCCTCAGATCCACCGCCGGAGCCTCGTCCTGTTCCTGAGGCTGTACCCGTGCCACCTCCGGGGGACATTCGGCTCCTTGGTGGCCCGCGCTGGGTGGCTCCAGAGCGGTACCCGCGTCCCCTCGGGCAGCGCTGGGCTCCTCTGCCGCTTTGTCCCCATCGCCTGTCCCCGCGGCCAGGCCGTCCCGTTGTCCTCCCGTCGCGCTGTCCCCCCAGCCCGCGGCTTCCCCGGGGGTGGCGGCGTTGTTGTTGTGCTGGAGGGCGGGCAGGTCCAGGCTCTGCCCGCTCCCCTCGGGGCTTTGGGCAGCGGGGTCCGGGCTGACCGCCCCGAGGGACACGGCCGAGGCCTCTGCCAGGCCGAacttctccctcctgctgctgcccctcttCCTGAGGCTGCCCTCGCTTTTCCCTTTCAGGATGCTCTTCCCCCTGGAGCGGTTGAGGGCTTTGATGGCGAGTCCCAGGCTCCGGAAACTCTTCGTGGGGGGCGCCTTGGGCCCGGGGGTGGTGGCCGCTGTGTCACCGGGGGTCCCCGACTCTGCTGCCTCGGCCGCTTTTTGTTTCCTGCCCAGGATCTCGTCCTGGaccagctcccagggacagaCGTGCGCCGAGGTGGCGCTCGGGGGCAGCagcctgcccttccctgccGGCGGGGACGCGCGCTGCGGGTcgtcccctgctgtcccctgcgCCTCTCCCGCCCGTGCCGGGGGGTCCGGGGGTGGCTCCGGGCCGCCCCCGAGCGTCCCCGAGCGCGGCAGGCTCTGGTAGCGGACGGGGGGCGGAGGGGGGATTTTCTTCACGGTCACCCGCACCTTCCTGGCCGGGTGGGCGCTGTCAACGCTGACGCTCTTGATGGGCGCGTAGGTGACATGTTTGTGCCCCTTGGCATCGCCCGCCGGGGCCGCGTCCCCCTGCGAGCCCCTCTCGGCGGGGCCCGGGGGTGCCGCGGCGTCGCTGGGGACCGCCGGGGCGGGCGCGGAGAGGTGGCGGCCGCCGTGCCAGTGGTCGCGGGCGGCCCTGCGGGCGGCCAGCAGCGCCGCTTCCCGCGCCCCGGCGACAACGCTGTGCGACTTCTGCAGGGGCGGCGCGCGGCCCGGGGGACGCTGCCAGGGCCCCGCCAGGTTTTGGGCGCTGGCCGATTTGCACAGGAGCGGGGCGGCGTCCAGCGAGTCGCTGTCGGATTGCTCCGCGTCCGTCCCCGCCGCCGGCGGAGGCTCCTCGGGCGGGCTGGGGGCGGGCGACCCTCGGCGGGGCTCCCGCGGGGGCCCCTCGGAGCTGCGGGACCGGCGCAGGGCTGAGGAGCGGCGCCGGGAGCTCTCGTCCCGCATCCTCAGGCTGGTCCCGGCGGCATCCCCCAGCCGCTTGGCCGAGGAGCTGCGGCGGGACGCGGGCCCCGCCCGGTCCCCGGCGCTGCTGCGGCGGGACGCGCTCTCGGCCAGCTCGGCCCCGCTGCGGCGCAGGATGGAGCGGGCGAGGCTGCGGCGGGAGCTGCGCTTCTTGGCCAGGTGCGGGTTGTTGGTCGCCATCCGCCACGTCTTGTGCACCTCTAGCTGCCGGTACAGCTTCTTCAGCTCCTCCTGCGCCGCGGGCGGGGGGGGGACGCggcagagaaaagggagagaggagagcgcCTACAGCGGGGGCTGCGGCCGGGAccgccccgccgagccccgcgtCGTCCCCGcgtccccagagccccccgcGCCGCCCAGGTTTGCCCACCCGGGTTTGCCCACCCGGGTGGGGTCACCCTGCACCCCCTCGTCCCCTCCCTCTGCTTTGCATCAGGAAAAGATTGCGAAAGGCACCTCTTACTCTGCACAGCTAGCGTCAAAAGAAGGTCCTGAGTGTGCCACCCACCCGAATGTCATCGGGGTCGAGACTGTGCTCGCTCCAGGCGGACGCGATGCTGCTGTTCATGCAGGAGCCCGAGCGCCGCATGTCCAGCTCGTCCTCGTACACCTCGGCCGTGATCTCCTCCCGCAGCGGCGAGCCCGTGTGCAGGAACTGCCGGCGACACGGGGCAGTCACCCAGGGGGTCCTGTCCCAGCCCCCCAGGCCTCTGGGATGAGTGTTAGCGATGGAATAATGGAATTGTGGAGCCTGGAAAAGCTCTCCGAGGTCAGCGAGGCCAGCTGTTCCCCCAGCGCTGACAATGCCACCGCTTCTccatgtccccagggccacaGCCACACCTCCTCgagcacttccaggggtggggactcCACTTGTTCCACCGCCTGATCACCCTCTCCATGAGAAATTTCCCCgatatccaacccaaacctcccctggcccagcctgaggccgttccctctcctcctgtccccattccctgggagcagagcccgaccctCCCCAGGTCCTGTCAGGGACTTGTGGAGAGCCAGAGGGTCCCTCTGGGCTTCTTTGTCTCCCGACTGAGCCCCCCCGGCTCCCTGAGCCTCTtgtggtgctccagccccttccccagctcctttcccaATACCTTGGGAATGAAGAGCAGGGCCAGGGTCATGGTGATGGTGCCGTGGGTGTGAGcgaagaagagcagcagagtccAGTCCGGATGCAGCGAGGGGACAATCAGGAACCTGGAAGGGACCaggagggcagtgccagctcccaccacagcccctccccacctccagaccccacagccccctgcctGGCCACCCAAACCCTTCCCGCCGTGGGGGTTCTGAGCACCCGAACCCCCTTTTCCCTGAAGATCCAGAGCGCCCAAATCCTCCCCACCCCGGCACGGTTCCTGAGCATCCCCGGGGGTGGGAACCTGGGTTCCCGGCCCTACCTGACCACGTGGAAGGCGGCAGAGACCATGAGCTCGTTGTGCAGGGCGATGCCCATGTAGCGGGGCTCGTGGAAGGCCGAGGGCACGGCGCGCGTGGCGTAGCACAGGAAGCTGCcccacagcaggaacagcatctcggctgtggggcagagcaggacGCGCCCTGAGCGGCCACACCCAGCCCCGGCAGCCTTTGGGGTGCTCGGCTGCTGCCCACCACCCTCACCCCGCAATGTGCCGGGTCAGAGCCGGGGCTGGAGCGTCCCCCAGCATGGCCTTCCCCAGGTTTGGGACTCAACACCAGGGGATGCTcaggggggagggagggaggcagctgggggaCCCCAGCCCTCCTCAAAACCTCCGGGAGGATTAAAGGGACAAGGGAATGAAAGCCCCAAATTATGGGATTgggtcccagggctgtgggaacTCCGGGTCCTTGCAGCTTCCAGGTGGATTAAACGGGCAAAGGAACGAAAGCCCCACAATTATGGGATGCGGTCCGTAGGGACTCCTTGCAGCTTCCAGGAAGATTAAATGGATAAGAGAATGAAAGCCACGCATTTCtgggggggctccgggggcCGTGGGGACCCCCAGGCCGCGCCGGGGGCCGGTCTCACCGATGACCATCATGTAATCCCAGCAGTCGTGGCCGCAGATGGAGAAGCGGAGGCCGCGGCCGGTCTGGGCGCGGACGACCAGCGGGATGTTCTTGCGGGCGTTCTCCAGCATGCCGACGGTCCAGGCCGCCAGGAaccacagcaccagcagcagcatgggcGCCAGCATCCGCAGCACCCGCCCGCTCGACACGTAGGGAGCGCGCTGCGCCGAGCGCGACAGGAACACCTTCAGCACCCTGCCgaggggcagcagggtgagACCCCCGCCCGTCCCACCGGGACCCCCGCCCGTCCCAGTGAGACCCCTGCCCATCCCACTGGGacccctgcctgtcccagtgAGACCCCAATCTATCCCAGTAAGACCCTAATCCATCCCAGTAAGACCCCAATCCATCCCAGTGAGACCCAACCCATCCCATTGTGGGGGTCCCAAGCCCTCCCCACTCTGGGGGccctgagcccccagccctccccattGTGGGGGTCCCAATCCCCCCGCCCTCCCCACCACAGGGCTCCCAAAGCCCCAGGCCCCCAAGCCCTCCCTACCATAGGTGTCCTTAGCACTTGAACCCTTCTCACTGTGGGGGTCCTGAGACCCAAACCCTTCTCGCTGTGGGGGTCccgagcccccagcccccgTCCCAGCTACCTGTAGAGCTTGAGGGTGATGGTGCCGTAGACGATGGCGAAGCCGAGCATCCGCACCCAGCGCAGGACGATGCAGCGGAAGATGCTGGGCTTGAAGTACAGGATGAACACCTGGAGCGGGGGGAGAGAGGGATCCGGGCTGGATCCCGCCTGGCCCAGCCGCGGGAGCCACCTGCTCCTCAGGCCAGCCCTGGGCCACCCTCCCCCGTGACCCTGCAGCACCCGCTGCTCTCTGCGGGAGGGGTCGGGGATTTGGGCAGGGATTAATTCCCGCAGGCAGCGGGAGAAAAGGGATTTGGTTTTCTGAGAAGGTTTATACGGCAGCCCCCAGGGACTGTGCCAGCAAAATTAACAATTAGGTGGAGCCGTGCCCTGCTTGGGGCAGCTCCATCCTGGAAACCCCATCCTGGAGCTTTCCAGCCCTGGGGACTCACAGGGAAGTACAGGAGGAGGGACCCGAAGAGGATGGTCTCCAGCAGGATGATTCCCGACGTCCGGATCCTCTGCAGGGATACCAGCGTGAGGGTGCAGCCTCGGAGGGGAcggggccagggcagggggacccCTGAccctgcagggtttggggtgaccGTGGAGCAGGGGGCCACGGGGACAGCTTGCCTTGCTCCGTCGGAAGTGGTAGGACACGAGCATGCTGAGGAAGATGGCCAGCATGCAGCAGGCCTGGCACGCCAGCACCGCTGCCCGCAGCGCCTGGTCCTCCTGGATCAGGCAGGGCGTGTCGTCCTCACAGGTGGCACAGCCCGGGCGGCACGGCCGGCACCCCAGCCGGGACCCCCCGTCTGTCCCTGCcacacctggggacagagcGGCGGCCAGGTGGGATCACGGCATCGGGGCGGGATCAGCACTCCCCACAGCAGGGCACGTGTTCTgtgtccccaaagcccccagGCCTGGCCCCCGCTGCTGTATCCGTGTGccactggggacagcggggacccCGGGGCCTGGTGGCACCCACCTGCCCAGGCACCGCTGGCCGCTCCGCCGGTCCCATAAAAACCTGGCTTGCACCTGCACAGGTACCTCCCGAGGACGAAGCCACGGCTCTCCTGGGGGACACACTGAAGGACACAGCCTGAGACGCGTCCCCcaccccctgtgtcccctctgtccccaaatccccctgccccaggggctccagcagcccccGGCTCACGGGTACCTGATCCCACGGCATCCTCCCGCACAGCCGTGAGGAATCAGTGGttaaacatttcagaattaaaacCCAAAGCTCGGCCCCAAATCCCTCCCTAAAACCTAAATGGACACCTAATGCAGCCGAGCGCCCTAATCCTGCCCAGCCGTGACGGCAGCCTCGGCCCGGGCCCTGCTCCCTAATCCCCCCGCCGCATCCTGCCCGAGTCAGCGGCTCCGCTGGGCATTGTTGTTTCCTGGAGCGGTGCCCGGCGCCGAGCCCGGCCCTCTGGAAGGCATCGCTGGTAGGAAACGGGAGCTGGCGACGCCTTTCCCGCTCGGGGACAGCTCTGGATGGACTCCCAggccggggggctgcgggctTCGCCCTGCccgggggtgctgctggtggtgccGAGCCCCGAAGCGCTCGGGCAGCGCTCGGGCTGTGCCGGAGGGGCCGCGGTGATGCTGCCCCCGGCTGCCAGGCCCCGTCCCCACCGTCCCCACCGTGCCCACCGTCCCCGCCGTGCCcgggcagggagcagccggGTCACACGGCGCGGCTGGCGGTGGGGAGGGAAGATTTGCACAATAAACCTCTCACCGCGGGGCGAGAGCAGCTGAGCGAAGCAGATGGATCGCCCGGGAGAGGATAAAGCTCAGCCCGGAGGGAGGGACGCGGGGCACGGGCAGCCCGGCCGGGGGTCCGGGGGCGGTCGTGGGCGCGGGGTACCCCGGTCCCGGCGGGGACGGGACGGGGTGCGCGGGGCCCGGGCCCGGTACCTGGGTGCTGTTGAGGTCGCAGCGATGCGTGTCCGAGAACCAGCCCGGCCCGCTGGAGCACTGGTCGATGGCCACGTCCCGCAGCTCCACGTCCACCCGCACGACCCCCCTGTGGCCAGGGACGGGGTCAGCGCAGGGGGGGCGTGGGGCGTCCCTGCGCCCACCCAGAGTGGCCGAGCCCCGGCGCTGCCTCTGGGCCAGCCGCGGTGGGGCTGGGGCACGGGCCGGGGGGACAGCGACAGCGATGTCCCCAGAGCCCCGGACAGGGGTGCTGTCCCTCGGAGCCGTGTctggggaggctggagctggggcagaggcagaggcagcagctcctgggtgtgAATTCTGCCCCTCGAGAGGGATTTTTATGCAACCGATGGGGAAatgggggctgctggggtggcCCCCGCGTGCCCCGCGGGACCGACGCTCTTCCCTGGGTTTCCCGGTGGGGACACGGATTTCCCCGTGGAAATGGGGCCGTGTCCCCGCTCTGGGACTGATCCCAGCTGAGCCTTCCCTCCCCACCGCCTCCCTCTGCGGCTCCCCGTGCACTGGGGTGCAGCAGGGACCCCCCAGTCCCGGGAGGGGTCCCCGCCCGGCTCGCCCACCCCCAACGCGGCAGTGACAGGGGATGGCAGCGCAAggtgggcagcacaggggacaccgaggggggacacagggggtcACCCCCGTGCCTGGGGACGTGTACCAACCCCTGCGCACCTGCAGGCACACGCAgagggacacgggcagggcgCTGGGGACGCCCCGGGGTGGGTGACACATCCAGCGGCACCCCCAGCATGCACACGGGGCACCCCCCACCCCTTTTGACGCCCCCCAAAGCCCTGCGGGCTCCACTTACTTGAACTCGGGGCTGAGGTCGGGCTTGAGCCCGTAGAAGGCGGCGGAGAGCGTGACCGCCCAGGGGGGCAGGAAGCGGCCCTCGCGGCACTCCAGGAACGGCGGGGACCAGCGCACGTGGCTCGGGTCCCCCACGTAGCTGTCCCCCCGCTGCCACTTGGGGGTCTCCAGGCTGCGCAGGTCGTTGCTGAGCACCCGCTTGCGGAGCGCCGGGACCCGCTGCGACTTGAGGGCGTTGAACCACTCGTGGTCCCAGCTGAGGTTGCCCAGGCTGGGAGCGGCGTCGGACACGTCCTGCAGCAGGATCTGCCCGTCCCCCCGCGTGGCCTGCAGCATCAGCCGGGGCTTGGGGGCCAGCGGGTGGGCGTCGAGGGCCAGCACCGCCCTGCGCACCCACGGGTGCCCCTCGGCCAGGCTGCGGACCAGCGCCTGGTACCACTCCACGTCCTCGGCCACGCTGGCCTCGCGGATGTCGTTGGTCTGGAAGAGCATGTTGAGGAAGTTGGCGGCGTGGGCCAGCGCTTCGGGGGCGGCCCGCAGGGCTGCCCGCAGCGCCGGGGGGGGCCCGGGCCCGGGGGCCCCCGCCGCGACACCCCCGCTGCAGTTGGCCCGGGCCAGGCGCTCGGCATCGCCCGTGCGCAGGAACGCCAGCGCCGCCGCCGAGCCCTCGCCGTCCCCCGGCGCTCCCGGCTCCGCGGTGGGCGCCCACGAGGATGAGGGGGCCGGGGACCACCCCGCCGGCCGCGGGGACCCCTCCTGCGGGCGCTGCCCCGCCGTGAGCACGGCGACCTGCGCCAGCACCGCCTGCAAGCCCCAGAGCAGCGGCCACCGGCGCGGCCccatggctggggctcagcGGAGCCCCCCGGCCCCCGGCGGCCCCCCCGGCCGGCCCGGGGGGCGCATGGCGGGCAGGGACCCCCGAGCTGCCCGGAGCCGGCCCCGCGCTCTGCCGCCCGTTCTTCTCCCTCGGCGATGCCGGAGCAGACGTCACCGGCTCCAAACCGTGTTCAGCGGCTGGCGCTGCCCGGagcccccccgcccgcccccgcgcTCCCGCTCgggcggcagcgctgcccggAGCCCCCCGGTCTGAGCCCCGCGGGCACCGCGCCCCGAGCCCCGAGGGGaccccgcgccccggcccctCGGGCTGGCCGTGATGCAAGCGCATCCTGATGGGAAGCCATGGCAACGGCAGCCGGAATTTTCCTGCCCGTGTCCCCCTCCCCGCGGCCCCTCGGCAGCCGGGGGGGCACGGGGCCCCCGCGGGGTCCCCATCCGGTGGCGGGATCCAATCCCGCGGTGTCCGGTCCCACCCCGGGCcatggggtgggaatggggggTGGCACCCACGCGGGGtgtccctgtggggctgggggtgctgagcGCGGGCAAGAGCGGGATCTGAAGCCCACCCCCCGAGCGGGATGCCCCGCGCAGCAGACGCGGCCTgcagaggggaaactgaggcacgggaTGGTGCTCAGTTTCCTTGCTCCAGCCTCAAGCAACGATGaccttccccagccccatcccgcGGGGAGGTGTGGGGACAGCCGGTCCCCGTCCCCTCTGCTCCGGCGGGGACGCGCTGCCCGCCAGAACCGGGCAAGAGCCGCGCAGGGCTCGCGGCACGAAGCATCGCACgcccctgcctcagtttcccccacCGCATCCCCCGGTCCCGGAGCGGGGGACGAGTCCGATGGGTCACGGCTGGAGCCGCGTGTCCGGGAGCCCTCGCTGCCCCCCGGCCCCACCACCCGTGACCCCCCCGAGCCCGCGGTGGTGCCGGGGTTCGGAACCGCTCCGGCCCGCGGGTACCGGGGACTCGGAGCGGCTCCCGGGGCTCGGAGCGGGTCCCTCCGTGGGTGCCGGAGCCACCCTTGGGTGCCGGTGCCGCCGGTGGGCGCGGGGCCCGGAGCGGCTCCCGGGGCCGGGTGCGTGTCCCGCTGCCCAGGGTGTCCCCGCGGGTCCCCGCGGCCCCTCCACGCGCGGTCGGGGGCTCGGGGGCGCGGCCTCCCCACCGGGGAGGGACCACAACCACCGGGAGaggcgggcccggccccggggggcGCGGCCAGCGGCGGAagcgcgggggcggggcggcggcggcggcgcggggggggCGCCGCGGCCGTgcgagggcggcggcggcggccaccGGTGCCGGTGCGGTCCCGGTGCCCGCGGGCCATGCGGCGGCCGTAGCCATGCAGCGCGACGGGGatgcggcggcggccgccgcggccTCGTACCGGGTGCTCAGCCGGCTGCTGGGCTATGGCACCGGGCCGgaggcgggcgcggcgggcggcgccggTACCGGTgccggcgcggcgggcgcggggcccggcggcggggggcggctgcccggggccgggccggcgctgCGCAGCCCGCGGCCGCAGCTGATGGTTTTCCGCAACGCGGCGGCCGAGGCCCGGCCCGGCGAGGACTgcggcccggcggcggcggcggcggcgggcgggggggtcccggggggcggcggggccgagcTGTGCCCGCGGCACCGCTGCGCGCTGGAGCCCAAAGCGGCGGCGGGCTGGGGAGCGGCGGCGCAGGgcgggctggagctgcagggcgggctggagctgcagctggcggcgctggggctgcgcccgccggggctgggggcgaagggggcggcgggcgcggcgggcaCCCCCTGCCCGTGCCTCGGGCCGCCCGCCGGCGAGGAAACCAGCGACGCGCTGCTGGTGCTCGAGGCGCTGGAGCCCGACGAGGGCGGCAGCGGCTCCGAGGACG from Motacilla alba alba isolate MOTALB_02 chromosome 27, Motacilla_alba_V1.0_pri, whole genome shotgun sequence includes:
- the GPR179 gene encoding probable G-protein coupled receptor 179 yields the protein MGPRRWPLLWGLQAVLAQVAVLTAGQRPQEGSPRPAGWSPAPSSSWAPTAEPGAPGDGEGSAAALAFLRTGDAERLARANCSGGVAAGAPGPGPPPALRAALRAAPEALAHAANFLNMLFQTNDIREASVAEDVEWYQALVRSLAEGHPWVRRAVLALDAHPLAPKPRLMLQATRGDGQILLQDVSDAAPSLGNLSWDHEWFNALKSQRVPALRKRVLSNDLRSLETPKWQRGDSYVGDPSHVRWSPPFLECREGRFLPPWAVTLSAAFYGLKPDLSPEFKGVVRVDVELRDVAIDQCSSGPGWFSDTHRCDLNSTQCVPQESRGFVLGRYLCRCKPGFYGTGGAASGAWAGVAGTDGGSRLGCRPCRPGCATCEDDTPCLIQEDQALRAAVLACQACCMLAIFLSMLVSYHFRRSKRIRTSGIILLETILFGSLLLYFPVFILYFKPSIFRCIVLRWVRMLGFAIVYGTITLKLYRVLKVFLSRSAQRAPYVSSGRVLRMLAPMLLLVLWFLAAWTVGMLENARKNIPLVVRAQTGRGLRFSICGHDCWDYMMVIAEMLFLLWGSFLCYATRAVPSAFHEPRYMGIALHNELMVSAAFHVVRFLIVPSLHPDWTLLLFFAHTHGTITMTLALLFIPKFLHTGSPLREEITAEVYEDELDMRRSGSCMNSSIASAWSEHSLDPDDIREELKKLYRQLEVHKTWRMATNNPHLAKKRSSRRSLARSILRRSGAELAESASRRSSAGDRAGPASRRSSSAKRLGDAAGTSLRMRDESSRRRSSALRRSRSSEGPPREPRRGSPAPSPPEEPPPAAGTDAEQSDSDSLDAAPLLCKSASAQNLAGPWQRPPGRAPPLQKSHSVVAGAREAALLAARRAARDHWHGGRHLSAPAPAVPSDAAAPPGPAERGSQGDAAPAGDAKGHKHVTYAPIKSVSVDSAHPARKVRVTVKKIPPPPPVRYQSLPRSGTLGGGPEPPPDPPARAGEAQGTAGDDPQRASPPAGKGRLLPPSATSAHVCPWELVQDEILGRKQKAAEAAESGTPGDTAATTPGPKAPPTKSFRSLGLAIKALNRSRGKSILKGKSEGSLRKRGSSRREKFGLAEASAVSLGAVSPDPAAQSPEGSGQSLDLPALQHNNNAATPGEAAGWGDSATGGQRDGLAAGTGDGDKAAEEPSAARGDAGTALEPPSAGHQGAECPPEVARVQPQEQDEAPAVDLREDVPGVAAEEGTLEELEGSSRSLQLREQPGEKQPPAKRPPSSVRPPGWLGTPAGRGALLRQQAIAPREDGGIPESPDKALEERSSQPEPERGPARSRSGAGSAQGERDPQRSPGTEKPPELPKAGPEQAEGRRAEVCPWESREQGRSVRAEICPWDAEGAPPEQGSPKSGEGEEQPGMGLAGKPPALPKPSSQRAGTTESQKANICPWEVEGEPRPKPEICPWEEAAAPSGKERGRQDTRGTSKGERAPEKGKQPPAKPLPKSPSGRSQSSEKAEICPWESQGSKSSDRAEICPWELAEPQLEKGTAPGKERLPSRGASKALEKSSKDRESICPWESLDTEQPLVKPQTGSPALPTAAPGKSQSSESLKAEICPWESQGSKSSDKAEICPWELAEPQLEKGTAPGKERFPRKEETKALEKGRTERESICPWESLDTEQPPAKSQTGSPALPKAAPGKPQSSEKAEICPWETEPSSKAEICPWESQDIESSGKAEICPWELAEPPSQQPKAKQVPAGGPKGDKRITRQAALASPDRSLDSRDRASICPWESLDTEQPPAKPRTGSSALPKAAPGRSQSSEKAEICPWETEPSSKAEICPWESQDSKSSDKAEICPWELAEPQLEKGTAPGKERLPVKERSKAVEKESKDRESICPWESLDTEQPPAKPRTGSPTVPKAAPGKSQSSESLKAEICPWESQGSKSSDKAEICPWELAEPQLQKGTGPGKERLPGKVETKALEKSSKDRESICPWESLDTEQPPAQPHTGSSALPKAAPGKSQSSEKAEICPWESQDIESSSKAEICPWELAEPQLEKGTAPGKQKLPPREASKAVEKGSRDRESICPWESLDTEQLSLKSAAGKEPSKKSDSTESRKSEICPWEAAEPTGLEEEISQPGVQPQGAQRGSPAGMGQPGASTVSPTLLEKSRGRSHGEAEHKPLRRLLPSIQHPGRGSSSSPSTDLAEVCPWEAGEAPAAPAKPSLGMRKSSEVCPWEEESTEPPQTRPGQGRARDGRGV